CATCGCCACGGTGCTGATGGCCACGCTGTACGCCGGCGCCAGCCTGTTCATGCGCCCGCGCTTCGATGGCAACGACGTGTTCGAGGCGCTGGCGTCGCCGGGCGTCACCATCCTGCAGGGCGTGCCGACCATGTTCACGCGCATCCTGGCGGTGGCGGCGGCGCATGGCGCCGGCCCGGGCAGGTATCCGCGCCTGCGCTACCTCTACACCGGCGGCGCGCCGCTCGATCCCACGCTCAAGCGCGACGTCGAGGCGCTGTTCGGCCAGCCGCTGCACCACGGCTATGGCATCACCGAATATGCCGGCTCGCTGTTCATCACGCGCATGGACGCGCCGCGCGCCGACTGCTCGGCCGGGCATATCGTCGAAGGCGTCGAGATCGAGATCACCGACGATGCTGGCACGCTGCTGCCTGCCGGCGAGCGCGGCCAGATCCGCGTGCGCGGCCCGGGCGTGATGCTCGGCTATTACCGCAACCCCGAGCAGACCGCCGAGGCGCTGCTGCCCGGTGGCTGGCTCAATACCGGCGACCTTGGCTACCTGGACGCCGACGGCGCGCTGTTTATCTCCGGCCGTTCCAAGGACCTGATCATCCGCTCGGGCTTCAACGTCTATCCGATCGAGGTCGAGTCGGTGATCAACGCCTTCCCCGGCGTGCGCCAGTCGGCGGTGGTGGGACGCCCCGCCAGCGACGGCAATGAGGAGGTGGTCGCCTTTATCGAGACGCAGGAAGGCGCGAGTGTCGATCCCAAGGCGCTCGACGCCTACCTGCGCGAAAGCCTGGCACCGTACAAGCGCCCGGCCGAGATCCGCACCGTCGACGTCATTCCGACCACTGCCAGCGGCAAGCTGCTCAAGCAGCCGCTGCGCGCGCTGCTGGACTGAGCCCGAATCCCTTTACCCGAATTCATTTACCCGAATTCTTTTACCGGGCTGGTTCGATACGCCAGCCCGGGCATTTCAGCCCTATCTGGAGGAGACAACAATGAAGACCTGGACCACACTCGCGGCACTGACCACGACCCTGCTGCTGCAGGGCGCGGCCTGGGCGGCGGACGCCTATCCGTCGCGGCCGGTCAAGCTGCTGGTGGGCTACGCCCCTGGCGGTCCGGTCGACACCGCCGCGCGCATCTACGCCGAGCAACTCGGCCGCGTGCTCAAGCAGCCGGTGGTGGTGGACAACCGCGCCGGCGCCAGCGGCGCCATCGCCGCCGACATGACCGCCAAGGCAACGCCGGACGGCTATACGCTGTACTTCGTCGCCAGCCCCACCATGACCATGACTCCGCTGATCCAGCGTTCGGTCAATTTCAACCCGGTCAAGGACTTTACCTACATCGGCCTGATCACCGACTACACCAATGTGCTGCTGGTGAACAAGGATTTCCCGGCCAAGAACGTTGGCGAACTGGTCGACTACGCGCGCAAGCATCCGCAGGACGTTTCGTTCGGCTCGGCCGGCGTGGGCGCGTCGAACCACCTGTCGGCGGAGCTGCTGGCGCAGATGAATGGCGTGAAGATGCTGCATGTGCCGTACAAGGGAAACTCGCCGGCGATGGCGGACGTGATGAGTGGCAAGGTGACGTTCATGTTCGATATCACCGGTACCGCCATCGGCCATATCAACGGCGGCAAGGTGCGGGCGCTGGCGGTCACGTCGAAGACGCGTAATCCTGCGTTGCCTACGGTGCCGACCATGATCGAGTCGGGGCAGAAGGACTATGACCTGACTGGCTGGTATGCGCTGGTGGGGCCGCAGAAGCTGCCGGCGGATGTGGTGGACAAGCTGGTCAAGGCGCAGAAGGCCATCGGCGAC
This genomic interval from Cupriavidus oxalaticus contains the following:
- a CDS encoding class I adenylate-forming enzyme family protein, which produces MSSFRPEYIHDIPRHWAAQTPAAPCLFESGAVISYGELWQRIEAARDWLVAQGVGEGDRVMVVGENCNEMVVTLFACSVLHAWPIQVNARLSAREIDNIRDHAQPALMLFTGHVSDVAAAHGARLGAQASACPVFADGVLALRAASAPERVASAQARQVATLIYTSGTTGAPKGVMVPHAGLTHFARISATSRDMGQADVAYGALPMSHIFGIATVLMATLYAGASLFMRPRFDGNDVFEALASPGVTILQGVPTMFTRILAVAAAHGAGPGRYPRLRYLYTGGAPLDPTLKRDVEALFGQPLHHGYGITEYAGSLFITRMDAPRADCSAGHIVEGVEIEITDDAGTLLPAGERGQIRVRGPGVMLGYYRNPEQTAEALLPGGWLNTGDLGYLDADGALFISGRSKDLIIRSGFNVYPIEVESVINAFPGVRQSAVVGRPASDGNEEVVAFIETQEGASVDPKALDAYLRESLAPYKRPAEIRTVDVIPTTASGKLLKQPLRALLD
- a CDS encoding Bug family tripartite tricarboxylate transporter substrate binding protein, whose translation is MKTWTTLAALTTTLLLQGAAWAADAYPSRPVKLLVGYAPGGPVDTAARIYAEQLGRVLKQPVVVDNRAGASGAIAADMTAKATPDGYTLYFVASPTMTMTPLIQRSVNFNPVKDFTYIGLITDYTNVLLVNKDFPAKNVGELVDYARKHPQDVSFGSAGVGASNHLSAELLAQMNGVKMLHVPYKGNSPAMADVMSGKVTFMFDITGTAIGHINGGKVRALAVTSKTRNPALPTVPTMIESGQKDYDLTGWYALVGPQKLPADVVDKLVKAQKAIGDDPAYRQRMAAGGYDVNVSTPKQLGDRIQRELALWGGVVKKAGIQAD